AGACTGCCGTAGAACAAGCCGTTGCGGCTGTTGCTGGTGCTCATTTTGAAGCTAATAGTGCTTATAATGGCATTGGACTTGTTAAAGTTATGGGAAGAGATTCTGGTTTTATTGCTGCTCATACTGCGCTTTCTTCTAATGATGTTAATTTTTGTTTAATTCCAGAGCTTGATTTTGACATAGAAGGTCCTAATGGGTTTCTTGTCCATCTTGAAAGACGACTTTTAGAAAAAGAAAGCCTAGAAGAGATTCCTCATGCAGTAATATTGATAGCAGAAGGAGCAGGTCAAAAATATTTTGATCATTTCCCTAAAAAGAAAGATGATTCTGGGAATTTGCTTTATGAGGATATTGGGCTTTATATTAAAGACAAAATTACAGAGTATTTTAAAGCAAAAAATATACAATTTACCCTTAAATACATTGATCCTAGCTATATTATTAGAAGTTCGCCCGCTAATGCTAGTGATTCGCTTTATTGTGCTAGGCTTGGGTCAAATGCTGTTCATGCTGCAATGGCTGGTAAGACAAAAATGTTGATTAGTTTGTGGAGTACAAAATTTGTGCATATACCGATTAAGATGGCAGTAATTGACAGGAATAAGGTTAATCCAAATGGTTCTTTTTGGAGAGATGTTCTTTCAAGTACAGGACAACCAATTAATATGAAGAATTAAATTAATTAATTCTTCCTATTTGGCAGCATTTCCAGCAATATTTAATATATCCCAGGTTCTTGAGAATGGTGGAGAATATGAGAAATCCATCATCCCTAATTCTTTTGTTGTAAGTTTTGAATAGATTGCAATTGCTAAAGCATGGATTCTTATTACGGCTCCATTTTTTCCTATTGCTTGTGCTCCAAGGATTATTTTGGTATTCTCCTCATAAATTAATTTAATATAAAGATCTTCTTGGCCTGGATAATAATTTGTATGATTTTTATCCTTTACAAAAATCGTTTTATATTTTATTTGAAGCTTTTTTGCATCTTTTTCTGTAAGTCCTGTTCTGGCAGCTTCTAAGGATAGTATCTTAATTGAAGCTGAGCCCAGTGTGCCTTTAAATGCTACATGATTTCCAGCTAAATTTTCACCAACTATTTTTCCAAGTTTGTTGGCTGTTGTTGCTAGGGGTATGTATTCATTTTTTTTGCTTACTATATTATAAATAGTTGCACAATCTCCTGCAGAAAAAATATTTTTTATACTAGTTTCACCATATTCATTTACAATTATTGCTCCATTTTCAGTAGTTTTAAGCTGGTTTTCTAAAAATTCAGTAGCAGGTTTTATTCCAGTAGCAAGTATAACAACGTCGGCTTGATAAGTATTTTTATTTGTTACTACTCCTTCTACCTTTTTTTCTCCTATTAAACTTTTTACAAACTCATTTGTATGAAGATCAACTTCTTTTTTTATTAGCTCTTCTTCCATTATTGTAACTATTTCTTCGTCAAAGGAATCTGTGAGGATATGTTTGTCTAGTTGAATTAATCTTACATTTTTTCTTTTATTTTTTGCTGCCTCTACCATTTCAATTCCAATGTATCCAGCACCAATTATCACTATATTTTTAATCTCTTCTTTATCCATTAAATTTTTTATTTTTTGACCGTCTTCTAAATTTCTCAGTGTATAAAAATTTTTTAGATTGATATTATTGATTGGCGGAATAATAGGTTTTGCGCCAGTTGCTATCATAAGTTGGTCGTAAGTATTGTTAAAAATACTTCCTGTTTTTTGATTTTTTATTACAATTGTATTGCTTTTTGTATCTACTTTGATAACTTCCTGGTTAGTTTTAACAGAGATTCCAGTTTTTTCAAATTCTTCTTTTGTTCTTGAGATCATTTTATTTGGATTGTCAAAAAATCCCCCCACGAAGTAAGGTAGGCCACAGGTTCCAAAAGATACAATATTTGTTTTTTCATAGATAGTAATGTCTAGCTTTTTGTTTAAGCGGTTTGCTTTAGCTGCGGCACTAGTTCCTGCTGATGTGCCTCCAATAATTATTATTTTCATCATTGTTTTCCTATTTATCTGTTTACAAGCTATTTTTGGTTGTATATATTGTGGTTGAATTGTTTAAGTTGTTTGGCAGATATAACGCCTGCAAGCATTGAACCGCCCACATTAACAGCTGTTCTTCCCATGTCAATTAAAGGTTCAACAGATATTACAAGTCCGACCAATCCCACTGGAAAGTTTATTGCTGAGAGTACCATTAGTGAAGCTGTTGTTGCGCCTCCGCCAGCTCCAGCAGCTCCAAATGAAGTTATTATTATTAATCCAAGAAGTGTGAGTATAAATGAAATATCTGTAGGGTTTATTCCTTGAGTTGGCGCTATCATTATTGCAAGCATAGCAGGATGGAGTGCTGCACAACCATTTTGCCCAATTGATGCTCCAAAGGAGCTTGATAAATTTGCTATTCCTTCGCTTACTCCTAGGTTTTTAGTTTGAATTTCTATATTAATAGGTATAGTTGCTGCACTAGACCTAGATATGAATGCAAATGTTAGTGCTGGAGATATTTTTTTTATAAAAGTAATTGGGTTTAATTTGTTTATTGCAATTAATGTCATATGCATAAGAAATGTAAGACCTATTGCAATGTAGGAAGCAATTACAAATTCCCCAAGCTTTATTATGCTTTTGATTTCGCTGGTTGCTGTAATTTTTGTCATTAGAGCTAATATAGCATAAGGTGTTAGTTTTAAAATTAAAGTTACTATTCCTAATATTATGTCTTGAAGCGTTAATATTATTTTTTTAAAAAATTCTATTGATTCTGGCTTTTTTATAGATGTTTTAAGAGCGGCTATTCCTATGATGGCTGAGAATATAACAACTCCGATTGTTGAGTTTTTTCTAAGTCCTGCTAAATCTTCAAATATATTTTGTGGAATAAGCTCTGTGATTTTTTTTGTGATTGGTGTTTGATTTAATATTTCAAGTCCTTTTTGCAATTTTTCACTTTGTAAAATTTCGCTGGTTCCCGCTTGTAGTCCTTCAGCTGTTAATCCTAATATTAAAGCAGTGAAAATGCCAATTATAGCAGCAATACCCGCTGTAAATACAAGTATTAATATTACAAGTAAGCTCATTTTTCCAACATCTTTACTGTTGGTTAATTTTATTATTGCAGAGATTATTGATGTTATTATTAAGGGGATTATAACCATTTTAAGAAGCCTTATGTATCCATCACCCACAATATTTATCCAATTTATAGTTTCGTTTGTTATAGATGAATTTGTGCCATAAAAATGTTGGATAGTCATTCCAAATGCTATTCCTATTGCTAATGATATAAACACTCTTTTTGTAAAAGAGACATTTTTTCTTTTACAAAGATAAACTATGCTTATTAGAATAAGCATTATTGTAATATTAATTAATGTATATAATATACTTATCTTATCCATTATTACCTCTTGTATAAGCTTAGTGCATTCTTTTTTAAACTTAAGGATATATATTTAAAATTAATTAATTTTGTTTTAAAATTTTTTTAGAATAAGATTCTATTACTTTATCTTCAAAGGTGTCGTTTTTTAAAATTTGATTTGCAATAATTTTTCCCAGCTGAACTCCTTCTTGGTCAAATGAGTTTATATTTAATAAAAATCCCTCAAACATTACTTTATTCTCGTAATGGGAGAGTATTGCTCCTATTGCATAAGGTGTTAATTCTTTTGAATATATTAGTGCAGAAGGCCTCTCGCCTTTAAAATTTTTATTTTTATTATCATTTTCTTTGCCTTTTGAAAATGCTATTATTTGGGCTATTAAATTTGCTTTTAATTTGTCATTGCTTGAGCTATTATCAGATATTACATCTTCTTTAAGTTGTGTTTCATTAAACCCTATGAAATCCATTGGAACTATATCTGTTCCTTGATGAAGCATTTGAAAGAACGAGTGTTGAACATCCGTCCCAATGCCTCCCCAAATTATTCTTACAGTTTTGTAGTTTATTGTTTCGTTAAACCTGTTTACACTTTTTCCATTACTTTCCATTTCAAGTTGTTGTAAGTGAAGATAAAAATTTTTCATTGCTTTAGAATAAGCAATAATGCAGTTGCTACTGTAGTTTAGAACATTTCTTTCATATATGCTAATTAGTGCTGCCAAGAGAGAAGCATTGTCTTTTACGTTTTTGCTTAATGATTTTTTGTCAGCCCTATTGGCTCCCTTTATAATTTCTTTTACAATTTTTTCTGTGAAGCAAAGAGTAAGTAGTGTAAGTCCAACTGCTGATGTTGGGGAAAATCTTCCACCTATTGAATCATGCATGAAAAAATATTCAAGATATCCTTTTTCTTCTAGTGCTAACATACTATCTTTTAATGTTATAATAACCATTTGTTTTTTATATTCTTTTATGCCATTTAATTTTAATTTGTTTATTAAGAATTGCATATTGGCTTTGGTTTCTAATGTATTTCCACTTTTTGATACAATAATAAAAAGCGTTTCATCAACATTAATGCTGCTTAATACTTCTTCTGATTCGTCTGGATCAATGTTTGAAATAAAATAACCGTTCATTAAGGCTAGATTGTGTTTTTTTGCATAATTTTTTATTGAGCTATAAAGAGCTTTTGGGCCTAGGCTGGATCCACCAATTCCTAT
Above is a genomic segment from Borreliella mayonii containing:
- a CDS encoding ATP-dependent 6-phosphofructokinase, with translation MYRIKNENLDFKIDILGECKQNNPLIDFYASEGSSHFVNEKNKIKFSVYRNEDEGDRYEDVLLEKAGPREKIYFVPRHVKAAITTCGGLCPGFNDVIRSIVRTLWKIYGVRNIYGVKFGYQGLLPESNSSFINLNPDVVDDINKFGGTILGSSRGGIKPVEIVDTLERMNINMIFNIGGDGTQKGSLLIAEEIEKRNLKIAVVGIPKTVDNDFMFVQKSFGFETAVEQAVAAVAGAHFEANSAYNGIGLVKVMGRDSGFIAAHTALSSNDVNFCLIPELDFDIEGPNGFLVHLERRLLEKESLEEIPHAVILIAEGAGQKYFDHFPKKKDDSGNLLYEDIGLYIKDKITEYFKAKNIQFTLKYIDPSYIIRSSPANASDSLYCARLGSNAVHAAMAGKTKMLISLWSTKFVHIPIKMAVIDRNKVNPNGSFWRDVLSSTGQPINMKN
- a CDS encoding CoA-disulfide reductase, whose protein sequence is MKIIIIGGTSAGTSAAAKANRLNKKLDITIYEKTNIVSFGTCGLPYFVGGFFDNPNKMISRTKEEFEKTGISVKTNQEVIKVDTKSNTIVIKNQKTGSIFNNTYDQLMIATGAKPIIPPINNINLKNFYTLRNLEDGQKIKNLMDKEEIKNIVIIGAGYIGIEMVEAAKNKRKNVRLIQLDKHILTDSFDEEIVTIMEEELIKKEVDLHTNEFVKSLIGEKKVEGVVTNKNTYQADVVILATGIKPATEFLENQLKTTENGAIIVNEYGETSIKNIFSAGDCATIYNIVSKKNEYIPLATTANKLGKIVGENLAGNHVAFKGTLGSASIKILSLEAARTGLTEKDAKKLQIKYKTIFVKDKNHTNYYPGQEDLYIKLIYEENTKIILGAQAIGKNGAVIRIHALAIAIYSKLTTKELGMMDFSYSPPFSRTWDILNIAGNAAK
- a CDS encoding L-cystine transporter: MDKISILYTLINITIMLILISIVYLCKRKNVSFTKRVFISLAIGIAFGMTIQHFYGTNSSITNETINWINIVGDGYIRLLKMVIIPLIITSIISAIIKLTNSKDVGKMSLLVILILVFTAGIAAIIGIFTALILGLTAEGLQAGTSEILQSEKLQKGLEILNQTPITKKITELIPQNIFEDLAGLRKNSTIGVVIFSAIIGIAALKTSIKKPESIEFFKKIILTLQDIILGIVTLILKLTPYAILALMTKITATSEIKSIIKLGEFVIASYIAIGLTFLMHMTLIAINKLNPITFIKKISPALTFAFISRSSAATIPINIEIQTKNLGVSEGIANLSSSFGASIGQNGCAALHPAMLAIMIAPTQGINPTDISFILTLLGLIIITSFGAAGAGGGATTASLMVLSAINFPVGLVGLVISVEPLIDMGRTAVNVGGSMLAGVISAKQLKQFNHNIYNQK
- a CDS encoding glucose-6-phosphate isomerase, which translates into the protein MINYKNLNELENFKILEGIAPEVLKTALTEKRIKEYDITIEGDSVHYNYASKQINENHLKIFQNLSDEANLIEKYKEVLDGEKINISENRKVLHHLTRGQIGKDVIEDNKENMREFFQSELEKIYNFAKQIHSGNIKSANGKKFKNVVQIGIGGSSLGPKALYSSIKNYAKKHNLALMNGYFISNIDPDESEEVLSSINVDETLFIIVSKSGNTLETKANMQFLINKLKLNGIKEYKKQMVIITLKDSMLALEEKGYLEYFFMHDSIGGRFSPTSAVGLTLLTLCFTEKIVKEIIKGANRADKKSLSKNVKDNASLLAALISIYERNVLNYSSNCIIAYSKAMKNFYLHLQQLEMESNGKSVNRFNETINYKTVRIIWGGIGTDVQHSFFQMLHQGTDIVPMDFIGFNETQLKEDVISDNSSSNDKLKANLIAQIIAFSKGKENDNKNKNFKGERPSALIYSKELTPYAIGAILSHYENKVMFEGFLLNINSFDQEGVQLGKIIANQILKNDTFEDKVIESYSKKILKQN